GCTTTATAGATTTATTTTAGGGAACCTCTAAAAACGCTGATCCTCGGAGAGGTTGTTCCGACGAAGCCCCTTCGAGCCCCTATACTCGATATGCCGTAGTGTTGTATTAGTACGAATGGGGCGACAGGAAGTCGGCCCAAGCCGAGGGGGCATAGAACATGCCCTCCGAGGCGGTTTCTACGGAGCAGGCATTTCGAGTATACGCCTGGGCTAGGGCGCAGACGGGACGGTCTCTCCGAGGAAATTTTAACGTCAGTTTTTAGAGATGTCCTTTAGTTGTTTAGAGTGGCCTCCTTAACGACAGCTCTTAAGGTGTATCGCTGAGGTTGACCTGTGCGATATGATTCCTTAGGAAGCTGTCGTTTTTTTTGCCCTATATCCAATTTAGGAGGGGATTTTTTGAACGGAAAGAGCATAGATGGAGGGCTAGGTCGTATTCTGACCTACGTCAGGATATCGGTTACCGACCGATGTAACTTTCGTTGCCGATACTGTATGCCCGAATCGGGAGTCCCTCAACTGGATCACAGCAGGATAATGACATACGAGGATATGCTGTTTCTATGCGAGACCCTGGTTTCCCTGGGGGTGAGGAGGGTCAGACTGACCGGAGGAGAGCCTTTCGTGAGGAAGGGGTTTGTTCCCTTTTTAGGGGAGCTTCGCGCCAGATTGCCCCAACTTTCGGTGGCCATAACCACCAATGGGTCTCTGGTGGAGCCTTTCGCTGATGAGCTCGGAAAGCTCCAACTGGACGGTATAAGCGTCAGTCTGGACAGCCTGGATGAGGCTGATTTCAGGGATATCACCCGATGTGGAAGCCTTTCGGACGTGTTGTCCGGGATAAGGGCGTTGAGAAAATACTCGGATAAGGTCAAGCTTAACACCGTCTTGATAAAAGGCTTTAACGATCACCAGCTAGGCGATCTTATCGATTTTGCCCGATCCGAAAGGGTCCTGTTGAGGTTTATAGAGTTTATGCCCCTCGATTCGTCGGTATGGTTTCAAGACTCCTTTATGTCCGTCGACCACATGATAGACAGGATCTCCGACGGAGGTGGTTGGACCAGAGAGGGGCCGTCGCTGTCGCCGGATTCGGGCCCTTCGGTCTATTACAGAAACGATAGAACCGGCCAGAGGGTTGGCTTTATAGCAGCGGTGTCCCATCATTTCTGCCATAGCTGTAACAGGCTGAGGATAACCTCCGACGGCGAGGTCCGGCCATGTCTCTTCAGCTCAGAGGGTGAAAACCTACTTCCTGCCCTCCGGAATAGGGATAGGGAAGAGCTGGTTAGGTCGATCCTCTTAGGTGCTTTGAGAAAGCCGGACTGCTGGACCGACTTGGCAGTCGGGGAAAATCACATGTCCAGAATAGGGGGATAAAAATGGGCTTTACCCATATGGATAAAGAGGGCCATCCCTGGATGGTCGACGTGAGCGATAAAGAGAGGACCGAGAGGTCCGCCACCGCGGAGGGCTGGGTTATCATGTCCCAAGAGATCTCAAGGGCCGTCCTGGAGCGCAAAAACTCAAAGGGAGACGTCCTTACGGTCGCCGAGGTCGCAGGGGTCAGTGCGGTGAAGAAGGCCTCCGATATGATTCCTCTGTGTCATCATCTCAGGATAGATCACTGCTCGGTGATATGTCAGGTCAAAGACAAAGGGGTCCATATAACCTGTAAGGTCAAGGCGGGGGACGTTACCGGGGTGGAGATGGAGGCCCTGACCGGCGTATCGGTGGCGGCTCTGACGGTCTACGATATGTGCAAGGCTATGGACAAGGGCATGGAGATAGAGGGAATAAGGCTTCTTGAGAAAACCGGCGGAAAAAGCGGGGACTGGGTCCGAACGGTCTCTCCGCCGAAGGAAAAAGAGCTATCCTCCGATCTGTCCGTCGGTATCCTGACCGTGAGCGATAAGGGAAGCGTCGGAGAGAGGGTCGATACCTCCGGTCCCGCTCTGGCCCGTTTGGCCGAGGGGGAGGGCTTCTCCCCTGAGGCCTTTGCCTTAGTGCCTGACGACCGATCGGCCATAGCGGAGACCTTGATAGACTGGACCGACAACAAGGATCTCTGTCTGATCCTGATAACCGGCGGCACAGGCCTCTCCCCTAGAGACGTGACCCCCGAGGCGGTGTTGTCCGTTGCCGATAGGGAGGTTCCGGGCCTAGGTGAGAGGATGAGGGGGTACTCTTTGGCCTTCACAGACAGGGCGGTTCTCTCCAGGGCCCTGGCCGCTACCAGGGGAAAGACCCTGATCCTCGCCTTGCCCGGAAGCGAGAGAGGGGCCAGCCAGTGTTTCGAAGGGGTGAAGTCGGTTTTGAGACACGGCATAGACACCTTAAGAGGGACCACGGAGGACTGCGGTAGTTCCCATCCCTAGAGATATCGGAAAGACTAAAACAATCCATTGGCTTTATCTATAGGCTATGGTAGAGAGCCTTCTTGACATAGTTAGTTTTCAAATATACTATATTGACATTAAAATGTGAATGTCCTGTCTTCCGTCGTAGAAGGGGCGGCCAGCGGGATCGAAAAAGAGGAGGGGACAAAGTGGATTCTAAATGGCATTTTCCATCGACGGTCCAGGAGTTGGTCGATGTGGTCGAGAGGGACAACCCCCTTATCCACGGGGGAGGTACAGGTATACCAAGGGCAAAGGTCCGTTCGGCAAAATCGGTGGTAGACCTTTCCAGAATGGGCTGGGACCGTTGCGAGGTGGAGGGTGGCTCCATAAGGCTTGGCTCTATGTGCACCTTCTCCAAGGTGGCAAGAGAGCTAGGGGAGCTTCGTCCCGGTCATATC
The uncultured Dethiosulfovibrio sp. genome window above contains:
- the moaA gene encoding GTP 3',8-cyclase MoaA; amino-acid sequence: MNGKSIDGGLGRILTYVRISVTDRCNFRCRYCMPESGVPQLDHSRIMTYEDMLFLCETLVSLGVRRVRLTGGEPFVRKGFVPFLGELRARLPQLSVAITTNGSLVEPFADELGKLQLDGISVSLDSLDEADFRDITRCGSLSDVLSGIRALRKYSDKVKLNTVLIKGFNDHQLGDLIDFARSERVLLRFIEFMPLDSSVWFQDSFMSVDHMIDRISDGGGWTREGPSLSPDSGPSVYYRNDRTGQRVGFIAAVSHHFCHSCNRLRITSDGEVRPCLFSSEGENLLPALRNRDREELVRSILLGALRKPDCWTDLAVGENHMSRIGG
- the moaCB gene encoding bifunctional molybdenum cofactor biosynthesis protein MoaC/MoaB; translation: MGFTHMDKEGHPWMVDVSDKERTERSATAEGWVIMSQEISRAVLERKNSKGDVLTVAEVAGVSAVKKASDMIPLCHHLRIDHCSVICQVKDKGVHITCKVKAGDVTGVEMEALTGVSVAALTVYDMCKAMDKGMEIEGIRLLEKTGGKSGDWVRTVSPPKEKELSSDLSVGILTVSDKGSVGERVDTSGPALARLAEGEGFSPEAFALVPDDRSAIAETLIDWTDNKDLCLILITGGTGLSPRDVTPEAVLSVADREVPGLGERMRGYSLAFTDRAVLSRALAATRGKTLILALPGSERGASQCFEGVKSVLRHGIDTLRGTTEDCGSSHP